GCTCGACGGCGACACCGGCGGCGTGCTCGCGCGTGCGTGCGTGGACCCACGGGCGGAGACCGAGACACGCTGCGCAGGGTCGGACGATGACATCCAGATCGAGTCCTCACCGGCGTTCGTCTGGGTCGACGGCGAACCCTGGGTCGTCGTCGGGATGGACGTGCACAACAACCCGGATGTCGGCCGGACCGGCGTGATCGCGCTCCGGATCGGCCACGAAGCCGATACGTGGTCGCTCGAGCCGCTGTGGAAGTTCGACCCCGAGAACCTTCAGACGTACACGGGGCTCGACATGCTCACGACCGGCCACGGCACCGGCGACGGGTGCGGCGGCGTCTGGTCCTCGCCGTCCGTCGACGTCGACGGCGACATGGTCTTCTTCGGCACCTCGAGCTGCTCGGTCGGCGACGGGACCAACGGCCCGTGGAGCGGCGAGTCGCTGTTCGGGGTCCGGCTGCGCAGCGGCGCGTTCGAGTGGCAGTACAACCCGCGGATGGACCGCGGCGAGTCCACCCGGCTGGACGACGACTTCGGCGCGAGCACGAACCTGCTTCCGGACGGCCGCGTCGGCGCGGGCAGCAAGGACGGCTGGTACTACGGCCTCAAGCGGGACCGAGCCGACGGCAGCGAGATCGCGGCCGACGAGTGGGCCTCGCACGCCGGTCAGGCCGGGCACGCCGGTCAGGGCTTCGCCGTCGGGGGGATGATCGGCACCGCGGCGGTCGGCGAATGGTTCGACGAACCGGCGATCTTCGCGACGACCGCCATCTCGACGCCGCTGAACGAGGACAGCAACGGGATCGATCTCACCCTCCTCGAGGACCCCGGCCGCCTGTTCTCGCTCCACGCGATCAGCGCGATCGACGGGCGGATCCTCTGGCGCTCACCGCTGTCGCGCCAGTCCTACGGCGCGCCCACCTACGCGCGGGGGCTCGTGTTCGTCCCGTCCACGGTCGGGTTCGGCGTGTACGTGTTCAGCGCGGACTCGGGGCTTTTGCTTCGGGTGCTCCCGCTCAACGGCGCGCCTGCATCGGCACCGGCGATCGTGGGCGACTCGATCTACGTGGGCGCCGGCACGACGCAAGAAGGCATCCCTATCGAGCGGCTGAGCGGGATCTGGGCCTTCCGCACGCTGCTGTAGAGAGGCTCTTCAGCTCCCATATGACCGTCGCCGTCGTCACCAACGAATGCCAGCGTGGGGCGATCGGCGATCACGCGCTATGGCCGGCGCTCGTCGATTCGGCGAAACCGATGGTCGTGGCGCTGGCGCGGTTGCTCGACGCCGCACGTGATCGCGGCGTCCCGGTCGTCCACTGCGTGGCCGTTCGGCGCGCCGACCTGCGCGGCGCCAACACCAACGCTCCCCTCTTCGAGGTGGCCAACCGCTCCGGCGGCTTGCGCGCCGGGACACCGGCCGTCGAGCTGATGCCCGAGCTGGGCCCGGCCGCGAGCGATCTCGTCTTGCCGAAGACGCACGGCGTGGCATCGCTCGGCTCGACCGGAGCCGACGCGGCCCTGCGGAACCTCGGCGTCGACGAGATCATCCTCACCGGGGTTTCGGTGAACGTCGCGATCCCGGCGCTCGCGTTCGAGGCGGTGAACCGCGGATACCACGTCACGATCCCACGGGACGCCGTGGCCGGCGTTCCTCCCTCCTATGCCGAGGAAGTGCTGGAAAGGACGCTCTCCCTCGTCGCAACGCTCACGACCGTCGACGATTGGATCGCAGGGTTGCCTCCCGCGTAGAGGCTGGTCTAGTGTCTGGACACATGTCCAGTCCCGCAGAGGCCGTCGAGGCGCCCCGACGCCTCCTCACACAGCGGCAGGCACAGGTCGTGGAGCGGCTCACCGAGGCGGCCCTCCGTCAGATCCGGGCCGGGGGTCATGAAGGGCTCACCGTCCGCAACGTCGCCGCCCGGGCCGGCGTGGCTCCAGCCACCGCGTACACCTACTTCGCCTCCAAGGATCATCTGATCGCCGAGGTGTTCTGGCGCCGGGTCCACGCTTTGCCCGAGCCGCGCATCGATAGACGCCGCGCGGCGTCGATCCGCGTGAAAGCCGCACTCAAGGACCTCACCGCCCTGCTCGCGAGC
This window of the Actinomycetota bacterium genome carries:
- a CDS encoding PQQ-binding-like beta-propeller repeat protein — encoded protein: MRRALSLVVVALIAMTSLGAEAGPDCIWEQYGNDAGHSFAQSSDCSSITPFSLTTMIPKWLVQTGSPVTASPAVADGTVYVGANDGTFYAIDAADGAVRWTFEVDDTNQIYVGLVSSAAVPEIDGQRVVLFGRGGTLYMLDGDTGGVLARACVDPRAETETRCAGSDDDIQIESSPAFVWVDGEPWVVVGMDVHNNPDVGRTGVIALRIGHEADTWSLEPLWKFDPENLQTYTGLDMLTTGHGTGDGCGGVWSSPSVDVDGDMVFFGTSSCSVGDGTNGPWSGESLFGVRLRSGAFEWQYNPRMDRGESTRLDDDFGASTNLLPDGRVGAGSKDGWYYGLKRDRADGSEIAADEWASHAGQAGHAGQGFAVGGMIGTAAVGEWFDEPAIFATTAISTPLNEDSNGIDLTLLEDPGRLFSLHAISAIDGRILWRSPLSRQSYGAPTYARGLVFVPSTVGFGVYVFSADSGLLLRVLPLNGAPASAPAIVGDSIYVGAGTTQEGIPIERLSGIWAFRTLL
- a CDS encoding cysteine hydrolase, translating into MTVAVVTNECQRGAIGDHALWPALVDSAKPMVVALARLLDAARDRGVPVVHCVAVRRADLRGANTNAPLFEVANRSGGLRAGTPAVELMPELGPAASDLVLPKTHGVASLGSTGADAALRNLGVDEIILTGVSVNVAIPALAFEAVNRGYHVTIPRDAVAGVPPSYAEEVLERTLSLVATLTTVDDWIAGLPPA
- a CDS encoding helix-turn-helix domain-containing protein, which produces MSSPAEAVEAPRRLLTQRQAQVVERLTEAALRQIRAGGHEGLTVRNVAARAGVAPATAYTYFASKDHLIAEVFWRRVHALPEPRIDRRRAASIRVKAALKDLTALLASEPELAAASTTAMLAADPDVKHIRDRVGAEIRRRLEAALGDDDGEQILTALELAVAGAMIRAGMGHLAYAELPERIADVAGLLLKGR